TCTTAGTGAGATGGGTGCGGAAGCCAACTGGGTCTGCTGTGAGAACTACGGCCATTGTCATTGGCACCACCAGTGAAACAATAAAAGCAGCAGGTGCAATGTAAAGAAATCCACAGGCATAGGTTGCAGCCATGCTACACACTGCGAGGCGCAGCAGCTTTTTGAGAGGAAACCTGTTAATGAGCAGAATGATAACCGCAACCGATGTGAAGAATCCAACAGAATTAAGAATTGTAAATGGAATGAATAATGGCAGACTTTTTATCATAAGAGCTGGTCCTTGGAATGGTGTTATGTTCCAACCTTGAGCATCAAAGCCACCTGGAGGCTGTAAGATAGCTTGGTAGGTGACAGTTGCTATGAGCACAACCACCACCATCAATGCATTTTTAGTTCCTTCTGAGGACTGTTCTAATTCTTTGACAGACATCTTCCAGAGTTGAGAAGGATTCAGAAATGAAGTCTCCATCACAAACACATTCTGCTGGTTCTGAATCTGAGGCGGCTCAGTGATGGAGCTGTTCTGGTGAACTTGAGGAGTGGCAGCAGAGGAAGACTTGATCAGTTCAGATGCTCTCAAGGCTCCTGAGCGAAGAAGCAAGTCCCTGAGGATGTAATCGCCCGGTTCATTTACAATTTGTTGGACAACATCTAGCAAATCCAGAACAGTGAAGCCACTCTTGTTGGTGAGGTTCACGTCCACTGCAGCAGCAGCCATATCACCATCACCAAGAAGCAATTTCATGGTCTGTTACATGTGGGCAAAATTTATCAAACTCCTCATCTGAAAAGGTGTGGATTGTTCTAATTCTGAATTAGGGAATAAACCATCAATTCATGCTTATTAGAGAAGACATACTGAAATtccaaaatggaagaaaatactAAAATGGAATTGGACTTACTATCCCCCAATAAACCCTTGTCTAAATGTGTgccataaattaataaatgattgatttgaagttaattcattttgatttcAACAACTGGATTTCCTAAAAAGACTCTTGGATTATGTAGAATTCATTCATAATATTGTGTTCATATGGAGAGAAGGCGTATGTCAGTTCTTACCAGACCCTGCTTCCTAGCAGTTGCTAGGTGTAAAACAGTGTTGCCATTCTCATCCTTGGCATTCAAGAGATCCTGTATGTTGGAATGCTTGAATGATTCCACCAAGGCTTTCAAGGCCTCCAGCTGATTATTCTTCACTGCAAGGTGAACTGCAGTCTCCCCTCCAACTGTCACATCTTCAATACTTGCTGGGCAAATCCTAAGCAATTCCCTAATAACTTCAGTCCTCCCAGTTATGGCTGCAAGATGAAGAGGAGTTCTGCTGTCACTACATCTAAGATGGCCAAGTTCATGTTTCACCATCAATAGCTCCCTCACAATGTCCACAAACCCGTTAGCAGAAGCCAAGTGTATTGCAGCGAACCCGTCTTTGTTGATACTTGAGGAAATTTCTGGTTTCAGCCTCAGAACCTCCTTTGCAAAACCAGCTTGCCCAGCCATAGATGCAACATGTAGGACGGTCTCAGAGTATGGGGCTAGCAAACATCTTTCAAGCATGAACCGGTCTTCCTCAAGTAATTTTTGCAGTTCATCAGTGTCTCCCCTACAGGCTGCCTCAAACAATCTTGGATCCATTGTTCTATGAAATGAAGTAaatgaacacaaaaaaaaaaccaatatttcaATCTTATT
The window above is part of the Vitis riparia cultivar Riparia Gloire de Montpellier isolate 1030 chromosome 12, EGFV_Vit.rip_1.0, whole genome shotgun sequence genome. Proteins encoded here:
- the LOC117926393 gene encoding ankyrin repeat-containing protein BDA1-like isoform X1; the encoded protein is MDPRLFEAACRGDTDELQKLLEEDRFMLERCLLAPYSETVLHVASMAGQAGFAKEVLRLKPEISSSINKDGFAAIHLASANGFVDIVRELLMVKHELGHLRCSDSRTPLHLAAITGRTEVIRELLRICPASIEDVTVGGETAVHLAVKNNQLEALKALVESFKHSNIQDLLNAKDENGNTVLHLATARKQGLTMKLLLGDGDMAAAAVDVNLTNKSGFTVLDLLDVVQQIVNEPGDYILRDLLLRSGALRASELIKSSSAATPQVHQNSSITEPPQIQNQQNVFVMETSFLNPSQLWKMSVKELEQSSEGTKNALMVVVVLIATVTYQAILQPPGGFDAQGWNITPFQGPALMIKSLPLFIPFTILNSVGFFTSVAVIILLINRFPLKKLLRLAVCSMAATYACGFLYIAPAAFIVSLVVPMTMAVVLTADPVGFRTHLTKMMARFRVGSRGVSRNETHVEA
- the LOC117926393 gene encoding ankyrin repeat-containing protein BDA1-like isoform X2, whose protein sequence is MDPRLFEAACRGDTDELQKLLEEDRFMLERCLLAPYSETVLHVASMAGQAGFAKEVLRLKPEISSSINKDGFAAIHLASANGFVDIVRELLMVKHELGHLRCSDSRTPLHLAAITGRTEVIRELLRICPASIEDVTVGGETAVHLAVKNNQLEALKALVESFKHSNIQDLLNAKDENGNTVLHLATARKQGLTMKLLLGDGDMAAAAVDVNLTNKSGFTVLDLLDVVQQIVNEPGDYILRDLLLRSGALRASELIKSSSAATPQVHQNSSITEPPQIQNQQNVFVMETSFLNPSQLWKMSVKELEQSSEGTKNALMVVVVLIATVTYQAILQPPGGFDAQGFLSKSCCASQCVAWLQPMPVDFFTLHLLLLLFHWWCQ